In Papaver somniferum cultivar HN1 chromosome 9, ASM357369v1, whole genome shotgun sequence, the genomic stretch aattaagaaaaaattgggtttcctagaatattatttttattttttctctctCACTATTTCTTCATCCTCAACAAAGCCATAAAAAACAACCCTTCTCTACTCAGATCCGGTCAATATTTTGGAGCGTATCTGAGCAAATTTCTtcattatttcttgttttctaggttAGATAGTAGTCATAGCTTAATTTTtatcatgttttctacttatctacaccattatggtggctttatctactcttttgaggtttatcttcgtttAATGGTGGTTCATGGTTATTCGATTGAGTTCTAAGAtcgatagtgatgctctccaacgacgaaatcttcatcttcatcggtgatttctttgacgacggaagcttcattACTAGTTACTAGAGATTTGAGTaaatcactcctattttgggagcatatctttctaaagaagaaaaacaaactaaataacTGAGATTTACATCCAagaaaaaccattcttcctccgatttaatcggatcttattcatatttgtatttgtcttactccgataatccttctctttctcttgtcgggtTTTTCGGAATTTTACTTTTGTGAttgttgttactttgtattctcttattttcgctTTTAAACTTATTGTAACCTCGAATTTACGTTAATGAAAAGGTTTCttgttcattaaaaaaaaaagaatataattATTTTTGAAGCATGATGTAATAGTATCACAATTAAAAATGGCTCCTAATTCACACGACACTGGCATATTGTCAAACACAGGATGTTTGCGTTTCAGTCCAGGGTGTTTATtttctcaaagaaaaaaagaaaaagaaaaaaagaatataaATAACTTTCCTTATTTCATAGTAcgtacaaaaatatatataccaCGTGTAATTCAAATTTGGGCGACAGGACAGGCATAATATATACCCGCGGACAATAGTTTCGGTCTCCGATTCTGGTTTTGTTTAGTAAAACtcgtttctcttcttcttcttctatttcttcctgGTTCGGTTTCCCAATCTGGTAGGAAAAACGAATATCCTTTTCAAGTAGAGTTTCATCACAATTCAGtttatatttatctcctatataTATCTTCTCTTTGGATCGAAAAATTCTTCAATTTGATTTTGAATTTAAAATCGAGGTTTATCTGTGATCTGATTAAGAAAAATGTTTAACGGAATGATGGATCCTGAATTGATGAGAATGGCTCAAGAACAGATGAGTCGAATGTCACCAGCAGAACTTGCGAAGATCCAACAACAGGTGAGTTTCGTAATTCAAATTATTTGGTCTTTTTCTGTTATGATCGTAGAATTACGGATCTAGATGCATGAATTGTAAATTCAAAGCTCTTCCCTTTCATCGTGAATTGAGGTTTAGAATAATCAAATTCAATACTCAATTTGTGTCTTTTGAGCTGAAATTTCGTTTTTTAAGTTAGAATTTAATTTGAAATTTGGTTTATGGATTATAATAATCATCGTAGTTGAGAAAATTTTGAAGTTCTGATATTGAATGGGAATTTAGATACTATACCTTAAGAAGTAGAAAAGAGTTGACTGTTAGTTACGTAgttggatttttgttttttttttcaaacaactGAATATGTTGAATTGGTCGTGAAAGCTCATCGAATTCAAATTTGATACTCGCTTAGTAAACGATTTTATGGCCTTCGTTGTTGATTTTCATGCGACTTTTTGCCCGAAGAAGACCTGTGTTGTATAAGAATGGAGACTTGTGTTGTATAAGAATGGTTATAATTGTAGTATTTTATTGGTTTTGACTTTGGCAGATGATGTCAAATCCCGAGTTGATAAAAATGGCTTCTGAAAGCATGAAGAACATGAGACCCGAAGACTTGAAAAGTGCTGCAGAACAACTAAAGCATACTCGTACCGAGGACATGCTTAATATTGGGGAGAAAATTGCAAATGCATCTCCTGAAGAGATCGCGGCTATGGGTTCCCAAGCTGATGCACGTATTCAATATGAATTGAGAGGAGCTCAGATGGTCAAAAATCAGGTATCTATTGTATCATGAGATCCCTATAGTTGTAATCCTAGTTAGTGCTACTTATAACGTGTGTGCTTGAAGTGCCTATGATTGTCTCTTAATACCTTTGGTGAAAGAGGTCTGGAAAGACTAAGGAGTTGACAATTACGTGACTGCTGGTTTGAAAATTTCTTTACGTGGTAGTAATTGGCCTGGTTATCGTGTTGATCTATTTTTAATCCCAATGGGGTTGCAATCCTTTCTGTGTATATCAAAATGTTCATGACCTTTGAAGTGGTTTAAGATATTTATTTGCTCTTTAATCAAAACTTAAAGCCGTAGGCAAAATATTGACATTAGTGGATTTAATCTGGTTTCTTGTGTGTTTCATTCTGGATATCATATCACCTATCTACTCTGTTCATGAGATCATTTTCACTTTGCAGGGCAATGAGCTTCATAGCCAGGGAAAATATAGAGAGGCCGCGGAGAAGTATTTACTTGTAAGTACAAACTTGTcttattttttataaaaaattctGAATAGTGTTCTCCTGCTTACCTCATTTTCTCTTTCTTAATCAATTATATTATTATTCTTGTGTTGTTAGGCAAAAAACAGCCTAAAAAGCTTGCCTTTTTCGAAGGGCAAAGCACTCCAGTTGGCATGTTCTCTTAATCTGATGTCATGTTATTTGAAAACGCACCAGTACGATGATTGTGTAAAAGAAGGATCAGAGGTATTTCTAAATTAAACTTCATCATGCTGTTTTACTAATTGAGCTAGGTACCTGCGTACTAAGTAAGCTGGGTGGCTATGGATAGTTGGGTGTGTGTGTTAATAAGATGGGACCTGACGTAAGGCGAAAATTGTATAAAATGGGTGGATAGTCTTTTTGGTCTACAGGAAGGGTTAAAGGCCACTTTTACCTCATTTAGATTTCTTATCCACATGTTTGACGGTTTAAGTTAGCAGTCGATTACTAGTGCAGGGGAAGTTGGGGGTAACCACTTATTTTGTCGGTGGTCCTAAATTTATATGTGATGATATAGTTTCTGAATGTTGCATCTGCATTTTTCCAGGTCTTGCAACATGATGCAGAGAATGTAAAAGCTCTTTATCGACGGGGACAAGCTTACAAAGAGTTGGGCATGTTACAAGTGAGTTTTATTATATGTATCTGGTCTGCTTTAAAATTTAGAGCTAACCATGGTTAGCATGTCAGGACTGTAGATTAAGACTTTCTTAATTTCCTTTCTTTCCACTTTGCGATAGCCGATAGCTTAGATTGAGAAGGATGCATTAGTTCTGCGACTACCCCAAACTAGTTCGTGCACTCTAGCATTTCGTTAAACAATTGTGTTTAACTTGCTTAGGTTATTTTGCATTATTTGTTTCAAGAGCAGAAACTAACTTGTTACATGTTTAATGACGGCCTTCCTGTACAGGTATCATATATGCCATAAGAGATGTTTTTGCTTGCAATCCTTGCATATTCGGATCATGATTTTATTACCTGTTTTTTGTATTAGGATGCAGTCTCTGACTTGAGCAAGGCACTTAAAGTTTCCCCTGAGGATGAAACCATTGCAAATGTCTTAAGGTATGGATTTCACTTGGCCGTATAAGTTGAGatattttttctttatatttgCACCGGTAATCAAGTAGTTGAATCATCTAATTAAGCTTTAATGACCCAACTTAAGGCCCTATTCCAAGCCTATAGGTAGTCCCTGTTTTAGAGCTCTCTTTGGGGATTTATATTAGTGGATAGGTATGCTTGCAAGTTGCAATGGTTACTCCTCACTGGTTGCACCCAGATATTCTCAATTCACTTGTGCAACagtttatttttctgtttgtGTTATTGTACACGCTCAATAAGGTTTTTCATAATTGCACCCGATGCCTCATGTTGCGTTTGTTATATTTTATTTTGACTAAAAAAGGGATGACCTATTCCCTTTCCATGTTACTACGCGGATTTTAAGTTTTCAAGTAATACAGGGACGCTCAAGAGAGGTTGTCAAAAGAAGGTGGAGGGCCACGTGCATCATCAGGGGGTAAGGAGCATTGTTCCTTTCGCTAGATGCCTTTATCGTGTTATTGATTGAGTAAAACCAAGCAATTGTTTTTGCACTTCAGGTGGAAAAGTTGTGGGTTTCTTAAAATGTTTATGTTTTTTTGTATCACAGGGTTGAAAATTGAAGAAATAATTGAAGAAAATGTCAATACCACATCACTTGAAGCAAATAAAAGTTCTCCACCAAAGGATAACTCTGCGGCCAAACCACCAGAATCTGAAAAGGACTTGCAGAGTCGGGTTAGGCCCAAGCCCAAGATGGGTTCCGCAGCTAATGCTGAGAATTTACAGGGTTTAACAGACAACCCCGAGGCCATCAGGTACGTTATTACTCATCGTTCATCTTTTGCTTCATTGCTACCTAGTTTATTGTTCATGTGAGTCCGACATGTTTCCATATCCTAATTGTTGATTTATTTAATTCACCGGATGTGTGActtaattgattttcttttttctttctttgtaaaCTCTCCCTTTGTCTGTTGTCCATTTGTCAAAAATGGTACTTCTTCAAATCCAAAATATGGACGCTTACAAAGTGGAGCTGCAATTTCTTCTCAGTTTGGACACTATCATACTGTGGACGCATTGGCTGATACCTATCTGTTTATTACGCATTGACAGGTCATTTCAGAATTTCATTTCACAAGTTGATCCTGATACTCTAGCATCTTTGGGTGGTTCAAATGCCGAAGGTGTGCCACCAGACATGATTAAGACTGCTTCAAGCATGATTGGGAAGATGTCACCCGAAGAGCTTCAGAACATGATTAAAATGGCTTCCTCATTTCAAGGTAAAGTTCCATTTCCATCTGGGACCAGAGAAGGCGTTGGCAGCAATTCAAAAAGTGGACCACTTCCACAGGA encodes the following:
- the LOC113310983 gene encoding outer envelope protein 61-like gives rise to the protein MFNGMMDPELMRMAQEQMSRMSPAELAKIQQQMMSNPELIKMASESMKNMRPEDLKSAAEQLKHTRTEDMLNIGEKIANASPEEIAAMGSQADARIQYELRGAQMVKNQGNELHSQGKYREAAEKYLLAKNSLKSLPFSKGKALQLACSLNLMSCYLKTHQYDDCVKEGSEVLQHDAENVKALYRRGQAYKELGMLQDAVSDLSKALKVSPEDETIANVLRDAQERLSKEGGGPRASSGGLKIEEIIEENVNTTSLEANKSSPPKDNSAAKPPESEKDLQSRVRPKPKMGSAANAENLQGLTDNPEAIRSFQNFISQVDPDTLASLGGSNAEGVPPDMIKTASSMIGKMSPEELQNMIKMASSFQGKVPFPSGTREGVGSNSKSGPLPQDFSPEMLKSASDMMANMPPETLKQMFEVASSLNGPASSAAAPSANRSRSDSVSRHSEEIGIPSVNRSSDIGESSSFPDFPNFGADPSSSSSFTTPTADMQAQMRNQMKDPAMRQMLTSMIKNMNPEMMANMSEQFGVKLSREDAEKAQQAMSSLSPDALEKMMKWADRIQTGVESAKKTKNWLLGRRGMILAICMLVLAIVLHRLGYIGS